Proteins found in one Streptococcus mitis genomic segment:
- a CDS encoding LacI family DNA-binding transcriptional regulator, whose translation MPVTIKDVAKAAGVSPSTVTRVIQNKSTISDETKKRVRKAMKELNYHPNLNARSLVSSYTQVIGLVLPDDSDAFYQNPFFPSVLRGIAQVASENHYAIQIATGKDEKERLKAISQMVYGKRVDGLIFLYAEEEDPLVKLVADEQFPFLILGKSISPFIPLVDNDNVQAGFDATEYFIKKGCKRIAFIGGSKKLFVTQDRLTGYESALKQYKLPLDGNLTYFANEFLEEKGYQFSQLLFQHDPQIDAIITTDSLLAEGVCDYIAKHQLNVPVLSFDSVNPKLNLAAYVDINSLELGRVSLETILQIINDAKSNKQICYRQLIAHKIIEK comes from the coding sequence ATGCCCGTTACGATTAAAGACGTGGCCAAGGCTGCTGGTGTTTCGCCTTCAACCGTAACCCGTGTTATTCAAAATAAATCAACCATTAGCGACGAAACGAAAAAACGTGTTCGCAAGGCTATGAAGGAGCTCAATTACCACCCCAACCTCAACGCTCGTAGTTTGGTAAGCAGTTATACCCAAGTTATCGGCTTGGTCCTTCCTGACGACTCAGACGCCTTCTATCAAAATCCTTTCTTCCCATCTGTCCTCCGTGGTATCGCCCAAGTCGCTTCTGAAAACCACTATGCTATTCAGATTGCAACAGGTAAAGATGAAAAAGAGAGACTTAAAGCGATTTCACAGATGGTTTACGGTAAACGTGTGGATGGTTTGATTTTCCTTTATGCCGAAGAGGAAGATCCCTTGGTCAAACTAGTTGCTGATGAGCAGTTCCCCTTCCTCATCCTAGGAAAATCTATTTCACCCTTTATCCCTCTTGTCGATAATGACAATGTCCAAGCTGGTTTTGATGCAACCGAATATTTCATCAAAAAAGGATGCAAACGAATTGCCTTTATCGGAGGTTCTAAGAAACTCTTCGTTACACAAGACCGTCTAACTGGTTACGAATCCGCACTCAAGCAATACAAACTGCCTCTTGATGGCAATCTGACCTACTTTGCAAATGAATTTCTAGAGGAAAAAGGATATCAGTTTAGCCAACTCCTCTTTCAGCATGACCCACAGATTGATGCGATCATCACAACCGATAGCCTCCTAGCTGAGGGGGTCTGTGACTATATCGCTAAGCACCAACTGAATGTCCCTGTTCTCAGTTTCGACTCAGTCAATCCTAAACTCAACTTGGCGGCCTATGTTGATATCAATAGCTTAGAACTTGGTCGTGTTTCCCTTGAAACTATCCTCCAGATCATTAACGATGCTAAAAGCAATAAACAAATTTGTTACCGTCAATTAATCGCCCACAAAATTATCGAAAAATAA
- the malQ gene encoding 4-alpha-glucanotransferase, whose protein sequence is MKKRQSGVLMHISSLPGAYGIGSFGKSAYDFVDFLVRTKQRYWQILPLGTTSYGDSPYQSFSAFAGNTHFIDLDILVEQGLLQASDLEGVDFGSDASEVDYAKIYYARRPLLEKAVKRFLEVGDVKDFEKFAQDNQSWLELFAEYMAIKEHFDNLAWTEWPDADARARKASALESYREQLADKLVYHRVTQYFFFQQWLKLKAYANDNHIEIVGDMPIYVAEDSSDMWANPHLFKTDVNGKATCIAGCPPDEFSATGQLWGNPIYDWEAMDKDGYKWWIERLRESFRIYDIVRIDHFRGFESYWEIPAGSDTAAPGEWVKGPGYKLFAAVKEELGELNIIAEDLGFMTDEVIELRERTGFPGMKILQFAFNPEDESIDSPHLAPANSVMYTGTHDNNTVLGWYRNEIDDATREYMARYTNRKEYETVPHAMLRTVFSSVSFMVIATMQDLLELDEIARMNFPSTLGGNWSWRMTEDQLTPAVEEGLLDLTTIYRRINENLIELKK, encoded by the coding sequence ATGAAAAAACGTCAAAGTGGTGTGTTGATGCACATTTCTTCTCTTCCAGGAGCATACGGAATCGGATCATTTGGTAAAAGTGCTTACGACTTCGTTGATTTCTTGGTTCGCACAAAACAACGTTACTGGCAAATCCTTCCACTAGGAACAACTAGTTACGGAGACTCTCCTTACCAATCTTTCTCAGCCTTTGCAGGAAACACTCATTTTATCGATTTAGATATCTTGGTGGAACAGGGCTTGTTGCAAGCAAGTGACCTTGAAGGGGTTGACTTTGGTAGCGATGCGTCTGAAGTTGATTATGCGAAAATCTACTATGCACGTCGTCCTCTTTTAGAAAAAGCGGTAAAACGTTTCTTGGAAGTAGGAGATGTTAAAGATTTTGAGAAATTTGCTCAAGACAACCAATCATGGCTTGAACTCTTTGCAGAGTATATGGCTATTAAAGAGCATTTTGACAATCTTGCTTGGACTGAATGGCCAGATGCAGATGCTCGTGCTCGTAAAGCTTCAGCACTTGAAAGCTACCGTGAACAATTGGCAGATAAGTTGGTTTACCACCGTGTGACTCAATACTTCTTCTTCCAACAATGGTTGAAATTGAAAGCTTACGCTAACGACAACCACATCGAAATCGTTGGAGACATGCCAATCTACGTAGCGGAAGATTCAAGCGATATGTGGGCAAATCCACATCTCTTCAAGACAGATGTCAATGGTAAGGCTACTTGCATCGCAGGATGCCCACCAGATGAATTTTCTGCAACTGGTCAGCTTTGGGGTAACCCAATCTATGACTGGGAAGCAATGGACAAAGATGGCTACAAATGGTGGATTGAGCGCTTGCGTGAAAGCTTCAGAATCTACGACATCGTTCGTATCGACCACTTCCGTGGTTTCGAATCTTACTGGGAAATCCCTGCTGGTTCTGATACAGCAGCACCTGGTGAGTGGGTGAAAGGTCCTGGCTACAAGCTTTTTGCAGCCGTTAAGGAAGAGCTTGGTGAGCTAAACATCATCGCAGAAGATCTTGGTTTCATGACAGACGAAGTTATCGAATTGCGTGAACGTACTGGCTTCCCAGGAATGAAGATTCTTCAATTTGCTTTCAATCCAGAAGACGAAAGTATCGATAGCCCACACTTGGCACCTGCTAATTCAGTTATGTACACAGGAACACACGACAACAATACGGTCCTTGGTTGGTACCGTAACGAAATCGATGATGCGACTCGTGAATACATGGCTCGCTACACGAACCGTAAAGAATACGAAACAGTGCCACATGCTATGCTTCGTACAGTCTTTTCATCAGTTAGCTTCATGGTAATTGCAACTATGCAAGATTTGCTAGAATTGGATGAGATAGCTCGTATGAACTTCCCATCTACCCTTGGTGGAAACTGGTCTTGGCGTATGACTGAAGATCAATTGACACCAGCTGTCGAGGAAGGCTTGCTTGACTTGACAACAATCTATCGCCGAATCAATGAAAATTTGATAGAATTAAAGAAATAA
- a CDS encoding putative RNA methyltransferase, producing the protein MNTNLKPKLQRFASATAFACPICQENLTLVETSFKCYNRHSFDLAKFGYVNLAPQIKQSANYDKENFQNRRQILEAGFYQAILEVVSDLLSNSKNAKTILDIGCGEGFYSRKLQKRHPDKTFYAFDISKDSVQIAAKSEPNWAVNWFVGDLARLPIKDASMDILLDIFSPANYGEFRRVLSKDGILIKVIPTKNHLKEIRQKVQDQLTNKDYSNQDIKNHFQEHFTILSSQTASLTKTITADQLQALLSMTPLLFHVDQTKIDWSQLTEITIEAEILVGKVL; encoded by the coding sequence ATGAATACAAATCTCAAACCCAAACTTCAGCGTTTTGCTTCTGCGACGGCCTTTGCCTGTCCTATCTGTCAAGAAAATCTGACTCTGGTAGAGACTAGTTTCAAGTGCTACAATCGCCATTCTTTTGACTTGGCTAAATTCGGCTATGTCAATCTAGCCCCTCAAATCAAGCAATCTGCCAACTACGACAAGGAAAATTTTCAAAACCGCCGACAAATCCTAGAAGCTGGATTTTATCAAGCTATTCTAGAGGTCGTCTCTGATTTACTTTCAAACTCAAAAAATGCCAAAACAATTTTAGATATCGGTTGTGGCGAAGGATTCTATTCTCGCAAGCTTCAAAAAAGGCATCCTGACAAAACCTTCTATGCCTTTGACATCTCCAAAGATTCAGTCCAAATCGCTGCCAAGAGCGAACCCAACTGGGCAGTCAATTGGTTCGTTGGTGACTTAGCTCGTCTTCCTATAAAAGACGCTAGCATGGATATCTTACTTGATATCTTTTCACCTGCCAACTATGGAGAATTTCGTCGCGTTTTATCCAAAGACGGCATCTTGATAAAGGTTATTCCAACTAAAAATCACCTCAAGGAAATCCGTCAGAAGGTACAAGACCAGCTGACAAACAAGGATTATTCCAACCAAGATATCAAAAATCATTTCCAAGAACACTTTACCATCCTATCTAGTCAAACTGCCTCTCTGACCAAAACTATCACAGCAGATCAGCTCCAAGCACTACTCAGCATGACGCCCCTACTCTTTCACGTTGACCAGACTAAGATTGACTGGAGCCAACTGACTGAGATTACTATTGAGGCTGAGATTCTGGTTGGGAAAGTACTATAA
- a CDS encoding DUF1189 domain-containing protein, with protein MLPYPFSYFSSIWGFRKPLSKRFGLNWFQLLFTSIFLISLSMVPIAIQNSSQDTYPLETFIDNVYEPLTDEVVQDLSEHAAIVDGKLTYTGTASQAPSIVIGPSQSKELPKDLQLHFDTNELIISKESKELTRISYRAIDTESFKNKDSLTQAISKDWYQQNRVYISLFLVLGASFLFGLNFFIVSLGASLLLYITKKSRLFSFRTFKECYHFILNCLGLPTLIILILGLFGQNMTTLITVQNILFVLYLVTIFYKTHFRDPDYHK; from the coding sequence ATGCTTCCATATCCATTTTCATATTTTTCAAGTATTTGGGGATTTCGTAAGCCCCTGTCCAAACGTTTCGGGCTCAACTGGTTTCAACTGCTCTTTACCAGTATCTTCCTTATCAGCTTGTCTATGGTACCCATTGCCATCCAAAACAGCTCACAAGATACTTATCCGCTAGAAACCTTTATCGATAATGTCTATGAACCATTGACAGATGAGGTTGTCCAGGATCTCTCTGAACATGCTGCAATTGTTGATGGCAAATTAACTTATACAGGAACAGCTAGTCAAGCGCCTTCTATTGTGATTGGTCCAAGTCAAAGCAAGGAATTACCTAAGGACTTGCAACTGCATTTCGATACGAATGAGCTAATTATCAGTAAGGAAAGTAAAGAGCTGACCCGTATCTCTTACAGAGCGATTGATACCGAGAGTTTCAAAAATAAAGACAGTTTGACCCAAGCCATTTCTAAAGACTGGTACCAGCAGAATCGTGTCTATATCAGTCTCTTTCTAGTTCTCGGTGCCAGCTTCCTCTTTGGTTTGAATTTCTTTATCGTCTCTCTGGGAGCGAGTCTTCTCCTTTATATCACTAAGAAATCACGCCTCTTTTCATTTAGGACCTTTAAAGAGTGCTACCATTTTATCTTGAACTGTTTAGGATTACCAACTCTGATTATACTTATTTTGGGATTATTTGGCCAAAATATGACAACCCTCATTACTGTACAAAACATTCTTTTTGTTCTGTATCTGGTCACTATCTTTTATAAAACGCATTTCCGTGATCCAGATTACCATAAATAG
- a CDS encoding YitT family protein encodes MKQAKRIKRWRYYLRRFAHQIKILRVLQSISREKYDEKISASLVYGFLSAVAVNFFFQPGHVYSSGATGLAQIISALSNHWFGFHIPISLTFYAINFPLMVLAWYQIGHKFTVFTFITVSMSSFFIQFVPVATLTEDPIINALFGGVVMGLGIGFALRNNISSGGTDIVSLTIRKKTGKNVGSISFLVNGTIMLIAGLTFGWKYALYSMITIFVSSRVTDAVFTKQKRMQAMIVTNHPDKVIEKIHKKLNRGATMIHDAEGTYNHERKAVLITVITRAEFNEFKQIMKQVDPTAFVSVSENVHILGRFVETEN; translated from the coding sequence ATGAAACAAGCAAAACGAATTAAGCGGTGGCGCTATTATCTGCGCCGCTTTGCTCATCAGATAAAAATTTTACGTGTCTTACAAAGCATCTCTCGCGAAAAATATGATGAGAAGATTTCGGCCTCTCTAGTCTATGGTTTTTTATCAGCAGTAGCGGTCAATTTCTTTTTCCAACCAGGGCATGTGTATTCGAGTGGTGCGACAGGTCTGGCACAGATTATCTCTGCCTTGAGTAATCACTGGTTTGGTTTTCATATCCCGATTTCGCTGACCTTTTACGCCATTAATTTTCCTTTGATGGTCTTGGCTTGGTATCAGATTGGCCATAAGTTCACCGTCTTTACCTTTATCACGGTTTCCATGAGTTCCTTCTTTATCCAGTTTGTCCCTGTGGCGACCTTGACGGAGGATCCCATTATCAATGCCCTTTTTGGGGGTGTTGTCATGGGCTTGGGGATTGGCTTTGCTCTTCGCAACAATATCTCCAGTGGTGGGACGGATATCGTCAGCCTGACCATTCGCAAGAAAACGGGTAAGAATGTTGGTAGTATTTCTTTCTTGGTAAATGGGACTATTATGCTGATAGCAGGTTTGACCTTTGGTTGGAAATACGCTCTCTACTCTATGATTACTATCTTTGTCTCTAGCCGTGTGACAGACGCTGTCTTTACCAAGCAAAAACGCATGCAGGCCATGATTGTGACCAATCATCCAGACAAGGTAATTGAAAAAATCCATAAAAAATTGAACCGCGGAGCAACCATGATCCACGATGCAGAAGGAACCTATAATCACGAAAGAAAGGCAGTTTTAATTACTGTCATTACACGTGCAGAGTTTAATGAATTTAAACAGATTATGAAACAGGTGGATCCAACCGCCTTTGTCTCTGTATCGGAGAATGTTCATATTCTGGGACGATTCGTTGAAACAGAAAATTAG
- a CDS encoding sugar ABC transporter permease — protein MNNSIKLKRRLTQTLTYLYLIGLSIVIIYPLLITIMSAFKAGNVAAFKLDTNIDFNFDNFKGLFTETLYGTWYLNTLIIALVTMAVQTSIIVLAGYAYSRYNFLARKQSLVFFLIIQMVPTMAALTAFFVMALMLNALNHSWFLIFLYVGGGIPMNAWLMKGYFDTVPMSLDESAKLDGAGHFRRFWQIVLPLVRPMVAVQALWAFMGPFGDYILSSFLLREKEYFTVAVGLQTFVNNAKNLKIAYFSAGAILIALPICILFFFLQKNFVSGLTSGGDKG, from the coding sequence ATGAATAACTCAATTAAACTCAAACGTAGACTGACTCAAACCCTTACTTACCTCTACTTGATTGGTCTATCAATCGTGATTATCTATCCACTGTTGATTACCATCATGTCAGCCTTTAAAGCAGGTAACGTCGCAGCCTTTAAACTCGATACTAACATCGACTTCAATTTTGATAACTTTAAAGGACTCTTTACTGAAACTCTATACGGTACTTGGTATCTCAATACCTTGATTATCGCCTTGGTTACCATGGCGGTTCAAACAAGTATCATCGTACTTGCTGGTTATGCCTACAGCCGTTACAACTTCTTGGCTCGTAAACAAAGTTTGGTCTTCTTCTTGATTATCCAAATGGTGCCAACCATGGCCGCTTTGACAGCCTTCTTCGTTATGGCACTTATGTTGAACGCCCTTAACCACAGCTGGTTCCTCATCTTCCTTTATGTTGGTGGAGGTATTCCGATGAATGCTTGGCTCATGAAAGGTTACTTCGATACAGTGCCAATGTCTCTAGACGAATCTGCAAAACTAGACGGTGCAGGACACTTCCGCCGCTTCTGGCAAATTGTTCTTCCACTGGTTCGCCCAATGGTTGCCGTACAAGCTCTCTGGGCCTTCATGGGACCTTTCGGGGACTACATCCTCTCTAGTTTCTTGCTTCGTGAGAAAGAATACTTTACTGTTGCCGTTGGTCTCCAAACCTTCGTCAACAATGCGAAGAACTTGAAGATTGCTTACTTCTCAGCAGGCGCTATCCTCATCGCCCTTCCAATCTGTATTCTCTTCTTCTTCCTACAAAAGAACTTTGTTTCAGGACTTACAAGTGGTGGCGACAAGGGATAA
- a CDS encoding sugar ABC transporter permease, producing the protein MEKQQPSKAALLSIIPGLGQIYNKQKAKGFIFLGVTIVFVLYFLALAAPELSNLITLGDKPGRDNSLFMLIRGAFHLIFVVVYVLFYFANIKDAHTTAKHINNGIPVALTFKEMVKGIYENGFPYLLIIPSYVAMTFAIIFPVIVTLMIAFTNYDFQHLPPNKLLDWVGLTNFTNIWSLSTFRSAFGAVLSWTIIWALAASTLQIVIGIFTAIIANQPFIKGKRIFGVIFLLPWAVPAFITILTFSNMFNDSVGAINTQVLPILAKFLPFLDGALIPWKTDPTWTKIALIMMQGWLGFPYIYVLTLGILQSIPNDLYEAAYIDGANAWQKFRNITFPMILAVAAPTLISQYTFNFNNFSIMYLFNGGGPGSVGGGAGSTDILISWIYRLTTGTSPQYSMAAAVTLIISIIVISISMIAFKKLHAFDMEDV; encoded by the coding sequence ATGGAAAAGCAACAACCTAGTAAAGCAGCTCTGCTGTCTATCATTCCTGGGTTAGGACAGATTTACAATAAACAAAAAGCCAAAGGTTTTATCTTCCTTGGTGTAACCATCGTATTCGTCCTTTACTTCCTAGCACTTGCAGCCCCTGAATTGAGCAATCTCATCACTCTTGGTGACAAACCAGGTCGTGATAATTCCCTCTTTATGCTGATTCGTGGTGCCTTCCATTTAATCTTTGTAGTTGTTTATGTACTCTTTTATTTCGCAAATATCAAAGATGCACATACAACTGCCAAACACATTAACAATGGCATACCAGTAGCACTTACCTTTAAAGAAATGGTCAAAGGGATCTATGAAAATGGCTTCCCTTACCTCTTAATCATTCCATCTTATGTTGCCATGACTTTTGCGATTATCTTCCCAGTTATCGTAACCTTGATGATCGCCTTTACCAACTATGACTTCCAGCACTTGCCACCAAACAAATTGTTGGACTGGGTTGGTTTGACCAACTTTACGAACATCTGGAGTTTGAGTACCTTCCGTTCTGCCTTTGGTGCCGTTCTTTCTTGGACTATCATCTGGGCTTTGGCTGCCTCAACTTTACAGATCGTCATCGGTATCTTCACAGCTATCATTGCTAACCAACCATTTATCAAAGGAAAACGTATCTTCGGTGTTATTTTCCTTCTTCCTTGGGCTGTTCCAGCCTTCATCACTATCTTGACATTCTCAAACATGTTTAACGATAGTGTCGGAGCTATCAACACTCAAGTATTGCCAATCTTGGCTAAATTCCTTCCTTTCCTCGATGGGGCTCTTATTCCTTGGAAAACAGACCCAACTTGGACTAAGATTGCCTTGATTATGATGCAAGGTTGGCTTGGATTCCCATACATCTACGTTTTGACCTTGGGTATCTTACAATCTATTCCTAACGACCTTTACGAAGCAGCTTATATTGACGGTGCCAATGCTTGGCAAAAATTCCGCAACATCACTTTCCCAATGATCTTGGCTGTTGCGGCACCTACTTTGATTAGCCAATACACCTTCAACTTTAACAACTTCTCTATCATGTACCTCTTCAATGGTGGAGGACCTGGTAGTGTCGGTGGTGGAGCTGGTTCAACCGATATCTTGATCTCATGGATCTACCGTTTGACAACAGGTACATCTCCTCAATACTCAATGGCGGCAGCTGTTACCTTGATTATCTCTATCATTGTCATCTCAATCTCTATGATCGCATTCAAGAAACTACACGCATTTGATATGGAGGACGTCTAA
- the glgP gene encoding glycogen/starch/alpha-glucan family phosphorylase, whose amino-acid sequence MLSLQEFVQNRYNKTIAECSNEELYLALLNYSKLASSKKPVNTGKKKVYYISAEFLIGKLLSNNLINLGLYDDVKKELAAAGKDLIEVEEVELEPSLGNGGLGRLAACFIDSIATLGLNGDGVGLNYHFGLFQQVLKNNQQETIPNAWLTEQNWLVRSSRSYQVPFAHFTLTSTLYDIDVPGYKTETKNRLRLFDLDSVDSSIIKDGINFDKTDIARNLTLFLYPDDSDRQGELLRIFQQYFMVSNGAQLIIEEAIEKGSNLHDLADYAVVQINDTHPSMVIPELIRLLTARGIELDEAISIVRSMTAYTNHTILAEALEKWPLEFLQEVVPHLVPIIEELDRRVKAEVKDPAVQIIDESGRVHMAHMDIHYGYSVNGVAALHTEILKNSELKAFYDLYPEKFNNKTNGITFRRWLMHANPSLSHYLDEILGEGWHHEADELEKLLSYEDKAAVKEKLESIKAHNKRKLARHLKEHQGVEINPNSIFDIQIKRLHEYKRQQMNALYVIHKYLDIKAGNIPARPITIFFGGKAAPAYTIAQDIIHLILCMSEVIANDPAVAPHLQVVMVENYNVTAASFLIPACDISEQISLASKEASGTGNMKFMLNGALTLGTMDGANVEIAELVGEENIYIFGEDSETVIDLYAKAAYKSSEFYARKAIKPLVDFIVSDAVLAAGNKERLERLYNELINKDWFMTLLDLEDYIKVKEQMLADYEDRDAWLDKVIVNISKAGFFSSDRTIAQYNEDIWHLN is encoded by the coding sequence ATGTTATCACTACAAGAATTTGTACAAAATCGTTACAATAAAACCATTGCAGAATGTAGCAATGAAGAGCTTTACCTTGCTCTTCTTAACTACAGCAAGCTTGCAAGTAGCAAAAAACCAGTTAACACTGGTAAGAAAAAGGTTTACTACATCTCAGCTGAGTTCTTGATTGGTAAACTTTTGTCAAACAACTTGATCAACCTTGGTCTTTACGACGATGTCAAAAAAGAACTTGCAGCTGCAGGTAAAGATTTGATCGAAGTTGAAGAAGTTGAATTGGAACCATCTCTTGGGAATGGTGGTTTGGGACGTTTGGCTGCCTGCTTTATCGACTCAATTGCTACTCTTGGTTTGAACGGTGACGGTGTTGGTCTTAACTACCACTTTGGTCTATTCCAACAAGTTCTTAAAAACAACCAACAAGAAACAATTCCAAATGCATGGTTGACAGAGCAAAACTGGTTGGTTCGCTCAAGTCGCAGCTACCAAGTACCATTTGCTCACTTCACATTGACATCAACTCTTTACGATATCGATGTACCTGGTTACAAGACAGAAACGAAGAACCGCTTGCGTTTGTTTGACTTGGATTCAGTTGATTCTTCAATCATTAAAGACGGTATCAACTTTGACAAGACAGATATCGCTCGCAACTTGACTCTTTTCCTTTACCCAGATGATAGTGACCGTCAAGGTGAATTGCTCCGTATCTTCCAACAATACTTCATGGTTTCAAACGGTGCGCAATTGATTATCGAAGAAGCAATCGAAAAAGGAAGCAACTTGCATGACCTTGCTGACTACGCAGTTGTCCAAATCAACGATACTCACCCATCAATGGTTATCCCTGAATTGATCCGTCTTTTGACTGCTCGTGGTATCGAACTTGACGAAGCAATCTCAATCGTTCGTAGCATGACTGCCTACACTAACCACACAATCCTTGCTGAAGCCCTTGAAAAATGGCCTCTTGAATTCTTGCAAGAAGTGGTTCCTCACTTGGTACCAATCATAGAAGAATTGGACCGTCGCGTGAAAGCAGAAGTGAAAGATCCAGCTGTCCAAATCATCGATGAGAGCGGACGTGTTCACATGGCACACATGGATATCCACTACGGATACAGTGTTAACGGGGTAGCAGCACTTCACACTGAAATCTTGAAGAACTCTGAATTGAAAGCCTTCTACGACCTTTACCCAGAAAAATTCAACAACAAAACAAACGGTATCACTTTCCGTCGTTGGCTTATGCATGCTAACCCAAGCTTGTCTCACTACTTGGATGAGATTCTTGGAGAAGGTTGGCACCATGAAGCGGATGAGCTTGAAAAACTTTTGTCTTACGAAGACAAAGCAGCTGTCAAAGAAAAATTGGAAAGCATCAAGGCTCACAACAAACGTAAATTGGCTCGTCACTTGAAAGAACACCAAGGTGTGGAAATCAATCCAAACTCTATCTTTGATATCCAAATCAAACGTCTTCACGAGTACAAACGCCAACAAATGAACGCTTTGTACGTAATCCACAAATACCTTGACATCAAAGCTGGGAACATCCCTGCTCGCCCAATCACAATCTTCTTTGGTGGTAAAGCAGCTCCAGCCTACACAATCGCTCAAGACATCATCCACTTGATCCTTTGCATGTCAGAAGTTATTGCTAACGATCCAGCAGTAGCTCCACACTTGCAAGTAGTTATGGTTGAAAACTACAACGTTACTGCAGCAAGCTTCCTTATCCCAGCATGTGATATCTCAGAACAAATCTCACTTGCTTCTAAAGAAGCTTCAGGTACTGGTAACATGAAATTCATGTTGAACGGAGCTTTGACTCTTGGTACTATGGACGGTGCTAACGTGGAAATCGCTGAGTTGGTTGGCGAAGAAAACATCTACATCTTCGGTGAAGATTCAGAAACTGTTATCGATCTTTACGCAAAAGCAGCTTACAAATCAAGCGAATTCTACGCTCGTAAAGCTATCAAGCCATTGGTTGACTTCATCGTTAGCGATGCAGTTCTTGCAGCTGGAAACAAAGAGCGCTTGGAACGTCTTTACAATGAATTGATCAACAAAGACTGGTTCATGACTCTTCTTGACTTGGAAGACTACATCAAAGTCAAAGAGCAAATGCTTGCTGACTACGAAGACCGTGACGCATGGTTGGATAAAGTCATCGTTAATATTTCTAAAGCAGGATTCTTCTCATCTGACCGTACAATCGCTCAGTACAACGAAGATATCTGGCACTTGAACTAA
- a CDS encoding extracellular solute-binding protein, translated as MSSKFMKSAAVLGTATLASLLLVACGSKTADKPADSGSSEAKELTLYVEDQYKAFAESAAKAYEKEAGVKVTIKTGDQMGGLDKLSLDNQSGQAADVMMAPYDRVGSLGTDGQLSEVKLSDGAKTDDKTKSLVTAADGKVYGAPAVIESLVMYYNKDLVKEAPKTFADLENLAKDSKYAFAGEDGKTSAFLADWTNFYYAYGLLAGNGAYVFGQNGKDAKDIGLANDGSIAGINYAKSWYEKWPKGMQDTEGAGNLIQTQFQEGKTAAIIDGPWKAQAFKDAKVNYGVATIPTLPNGKEYAAFGGGKAWIIPSSTKNLEGAQKFVDFLVSTEEQKAFYDTTNEIPANTEARTYAEGKNDELTTAVIKQFKNAQPMPNISQMSAVWDPAKTMLFDAVSGKKDAKTAANDAVTLIKETIKQKFGE; from the coding sequence ATGTCATCTAAATTCATGAAGAGCGCTGCTGTGCTTGGAACTGCTACACTTGCTAGCTTGCTTTTGGTAGCTTGTGGAAGCAAAACTGCTGATAAACCTGCTGATTCTGGTTCATCTGAAGCGAAAGAACTCACTCTTTACGTTGAAGACCAATATAAAGCCTTTGCTGAATCAGCTGCAAAAGCTTACGAAAAAGAAGCTGGCGTAAAAGTTACCATCAAAACAGGAGACCAAATGGGTGGGCTTGACAAACTTTCTCTAGATAACCAATCAGGTCAAGCTGCTGACGTTATGATGGCTCCATACGACCGTGTAGGTAGCCTTGGTACTGACGGACAACTTTCAGAAGTTAAATTGAGCGACGGTGCTAAAACAGATGATAAAACTAAATCTCTTGTAACGGCTGCTGATGGTAAAGTTTACGGTGCTCCTGCTGTTATCGAGTCACTTGTTATGTACTACAACAAAGACTTGGTAAAAGAAGCTCCAAAAACTTTTGCTGACTTAGAAAACCTTGCTAAAGATAGCAAATATGCCTTCGCTGGTGAAGATGGAAAAACTTCTGCTTTCCTAGCTGACTGGACAAACTTCTACTATGCATACGGACTTCTTGCTGGTAACGGTGCTTACGTATTCGGACAAAACGGTAAAGACGCTAAAGATATCGGTCTTGCAAACGACGGTTCTATCGCAGGTATCAACTACGCTAAATCTTGGTATGAAAAATGGCCTAAAGGTATGCAAGATACTGAAGGTGCTGGCAACTTAATCCAAACTCAATTCCAAGAAGGTAAAACAGCTGCTATCATCGACGGACCTTGGAAAGCTCAAGCCTTTAAAGATGCTAAAGTAAACTACGGTGTTGCAACTATCCCAACTCTTCCAAATGGAAAAGAATATGCTGCATTCGGTGGTGGTAAAGCTTGGATCATCCCATCAAGCACTAAGAACCTTGAAGGTGCTCAAAAATTTGTAGACTTCCTAGTTTCAACTGAAGAACAAAAAGCCTTCTACGATACAACTAACGAAATCCCAGCTAACACTGAAGCTCGTACATATGCTGAAGGTAAAAATGATGAGTTGACAACAGCTGTTATCAAACAGTTCAAGAACGCTCAACCAATGCCAAACATCTCTCAAATGTCTGCAGTTTGGGATCCAGCGAAAACTATGCTCTTTGATGCTGTAAGTGGTAAAAAAGATGCGAAAACAGCTGCTAACGACGCTGTAACATTGATCAAAGAAACAATCAAACAAAAATTTGGTGAATAA